The following are encoded in a window of Mycobacterium vicinigordonae genomic DNA:
- a CDS encoding MMPL family transporter, translating into MSSFLYWLGSLLTRRRGWVLAAWLLVLAVAGGGAAFNTGTNDTFAVPGTQSQDTLDYLGRVFPQVSGSSAQLVIVVPPGSNVTALAAPATAVAVTRLAALDQVAAVINPFDPAAGTHTPAGSPTPRIQAPISTDHRAAIITAQLRVALTDVHPATRTQLTTIGHDLAAAIGHGATVHVGGPAFSNPVPKLSPTEGIGLLIAFGVLLAVFGSLIAAGMPLMTAILGVAISVALIYTATVVTPVSSTAPMLAVMLGLAVGIDYALFLLSRHRDQLAEGLEVDESIARATATAGSAVVFAGLTVIIALVGLVVGRIPFLTTMGLSAATAVAIAVAVAVTLIPALMSFAGERLRPAPRRTTSGGGGWARRWVRAVTKIPALTVAIVIAALTVCTLPTTQLRLALPDNGSEEAGSAARDTYDTVSQFFGPGYNGPLVVTADIIASTDPIGVVNTIAEQIARMPGVAAVPLASPDPKADTGVIQVVPAAAPDSAATEDLVNSLRAQRIHFRQAYGIDTAVTGITAVGVDVSARLGAALLPFGVLVVGLSLVLLAMVFRSIWVPVKAAAGYLLSVGAAFGATSFVFGQGHLAAALGVEHTGAVVSFLPIILMGVLFGLAMDYEVFLVSRIRESYVRHGDPGQAIQDGFISASRVVVAAAVIMFAVFAAFVPEGSAIIKPIAFSLAVGVFIDAFVVRMTLVPAVLALLGRHAWWLPGAIDRRLPIFDAEGDGLMHELRLADWPTPDSDDAINAAGLTRTDDRGHDVYRDINLTLARGHILVITGAGPAGKTALLYTLAARVGRIDGDLKVLGYVVPQHLRTVRRHVAVIDCRTTTDPDTDVNAALGADIALILLDDVDLILRPATREHLRAALAARTTASGQPATFVLTCQDPARIADLLPADTGVTDTLDLTLATVGAPS; encoded by the coding sequence ATGTCTTCCTTCCTGTATTGGCTCGGTAGTCTGTTGACCCGACGCCGGGGCTGGGTGTTGGCGGCGTGGCTGTTGGTGCTGGCGGTGGCCGGCGGCGGCGCGGCGTTCAACACCGGGACCAACGACACCTTCGCCGTGCCGGGCACCCAGTCCCAAGACACCCTGGACTACCTGGGCCGGGTGTTCCCGCAGGTGTCGGGCAGCTCAGCGCAACTGGTGATCGTCGTCCCGCCCGGCAGTAACGTCACTGCACTGGCCGCACCGGCGACCGCCGTGGCGGTCACCCGACTCGCTGCCCTTGATCAGGTCGCTGCGGTGATCAACCCCTTCGACCCCGCGGCGGGGACCCATACACCCGCTGGAAGTCCCACACCGCGGATCCAGGCCCCGATCTCCACCGATCACCGGGCCGCTATCATCACCGCCCAGCTGCGTGTCGCGCTGACCGACGTGCACCCTGCCACCCGTACCCAGCTCACCACGATCGGCCATGACCTGGCCGCCGCGATCGGTCACGGCGCCACCGTCCACGTCGGCGGGCCAGCGTTTTCCAACCCGGTACCTAAGCTGAGCCCCACCGAAGGCATTGGCCTGCTGATCGCATTCGGGGTACTGCTGGCCGTGTTTGGATCGCTGATCGCAGCCGGGATGCCGCTGATGACCGCGATCCTGGGAGTGGCGATCTCGGTGGCGCTGATCTACACCGCCACCGTGGTGACCCCGGTGTCGTCGACCGCGCCGATGCTCGCGGTGATGCTGGGACTCGCGGTCGGGATCGACTACGCCCTATTTCTGCTGTCACGGCACCGCGACCAACTCGCCGAAGGCCTCGAGGTCGACGAGTCCATCGCCCGAGCCACCGCCACCGCCGGCTCGGCGGTGGTCTTCGCAGGTCTGACCGTCATCATCGCCCTGGTCGGTCTGGTCGTCGGACGCATCCCGTTTTTGACCACCATGGGCCTGTCCGCGGCTACCGCGGTGGCGATCGCGGTCGCGGTCGCGGTGACCTTGATCCCGGCCCTGATGAGCTTCGCCGGCGAACGCCTGCGCCCGGCGCCGCGGCGCACCACGTCTGGCGGCGGCGGGTGGGCGCGACGCTGGGTGCGCGCCGTCACCAAAATTCCCGCGCTCACCGTGGCGATCGTGATCGCCGCACTCACGGTGTGCACACTACCGACGACCCAGCTGCGTCTTGCGTTGCCCGACAACGGATCCGAAGAAGCCGGGAGTGCCGCACGCGACACATACGACACCGTCAGCCAGTTTTTCGGCCCCGGCTACAACGGCCCGCTCGTGGTGACCGCCGACATCATCGCCAGCACCGACCCGATCGGGGTGGTCAACACGATCGCCGAGCAGATCGCCCGGATGCCCGGGGTGGCGGCCGTCCCGCTGGCCAGCCCGGACCCCAAGGCCGACACCGGCGTCATCCAGGTCGTGCCCGCCGCCGCCCCGGACTCTGCGGCCACCGAGGATCTGGTCAACTCGTTGCGCGCCCAGCGCATCCACTTCCGGCAGGCCTACGGCATCGACACCGCTGTCACCGGGATCACCGCGGTCGGCGTCGATGTGTCCGCGCGCCTGGGCGCGGCCCTGCTGCCCTTCGGTGTGCTGGTCGTCGGGCTCTCACTGGTGTTGCTGGCCATGGTGTTCCGATCGATTTGGGTGCCCGTCAAAGCCGCCGCCGGCTACCTGCTGTCGGTCGGGGCGGCGTTCGGGGCCACCTCGTTCGTGTTCGGCCAAGGCCACCTGGCGGCGGCGCTGGGTGTTGAGCACACCGGTGCGGTGGTCAGCTTCTTACCGATCATCTTGATGGGTGTGCTGTTCGGGCTGGCCATGGACTACGAAGTGTTCCTAGTCTCCCGGATCCGGGAAAGCTATGTCCGGCACGGTGATCCGGGACAGGCCATCCAGGACGGATTCATCTCGGCCTCCCGCGTCGTGGTGGCGGCCGCGGTGATCATGTTCGCGGTGTTCGCCGCATTCGTGCCCGAAGGCAGCGCGATCATCAAACCGATCGCGTTCAGCTTGGCCGTCGGAGTGTTCATCGACGCGTTCGTGGTCCGCATGACCCTGGTTCCGGCGGTACTGGCGCTGCTGGGCCGCCACGCCTGGTGGCTACCGGGGGCCATCGACCGCCGGCTGCCGATCTTCGACGCCGAAGGCGATGGACTGATGCACGAACTGCGCCTGGCCGACTGGCCGACCCCCGACAGCGACGACGCGATCAACGCTGCCGGCCTGACCCGCACCGACGACCGCGGCCACGACGTCTACCGCGACATCAACCTCACCCTGGCCCGCGGGCACATCCTGGTCATTACCGGCGCCGGCCCGGCCGGCAAAACGGCGTTGCTCTATACCCTGGCCGCCCGCGTCGGACGCATCGACGGCGACCTCAAAGTTTTGGGATATGTTGTGCCCCAACACCTGCGCACCGTGCGCCGCCACGTCGCAGTGATTGACTGCCGCACCACCACCGACCCCGACACCGACGTCAACGCCGCACTGGGCGCCGACATCGCGCTGATCCTGCTCGACGACGTCGACCTGATCCTGCGCCCAGCCACCCGCGAGCACCTGCGCGCCGCACTGGCCGCGCGCACCACCGCCTCAGGACAGCCCGCCACATTCGTGCTGACCTGTCAGGACCCCGCCCGCATCGCCGACCTGCTGCCGGCCGACACCGGCGTCACCGACACCCTCGACCTGACCCTCGCCACGGTGGGAGCGCCGTCATGA
- a CDS encoding YhgE/Pip family protein, giving the protein MNSTDLRVRPTPPDAATWRTWASLIVLPVLVLTLFLWAFWSPQTNHGAATAAVVNDDHPVTIDGQTLPLGRQLAANLITAHAAYSWVLTDAADARNGLARGRYGAVVYIPSDFSAKATSSASPNPLAAGQAQIRVQTSNATGVADPLVSTQIAEVILHTLNQQIVKTYLDKVYLSFSTIHDQLDHAASGATQLADGADQLSTGATQLSTGTAQLAGGLNDAEAKLNDARAAVNGLQHQLQVPPPPSGGPLSQIERLAAGLDSAAVGATKVNDGAHQLDSGLRQLSSGAHQLAEQLARGRDQVPSYDQAQRERLTNVAATPAVALTDTTDLGAAVAAVGVTLALWSAALATYIITRALPAAVLTSRESTRAIVARAAAPGVAVALTAAAVVTAILLSVLHLSPTRWCALLGVTALAALTFTALNQAATAILRRPGRFLCITVLVLAIVTNLTSTIPATLHTLGSYLPTHAAVLALRGVITGSDSVGGGIGQLMAWLIGAAAATLLITEHRRALSSAQLQLGRNTPPLA; this is encoded by the coding sequence ATGAACAGCACCGACCTTCGCGTGCGGCCCACCCCGCCCGACGCGGCGACCTGGCGAACCTGGGCGAGTCTGATCGTGCTGCCCGTGCTGGTGCTCACGCTGTTCTTGTGGGCCTTCTGGTCACCGCAGACCAACCACGGCGCCGCCACCGCGGCCGTGGTCAACGACGATCACCCGGTCACCATCGACGGCCAAACCCTGCCGCTGGGCCGCCAACTTGCCGCCAACCTCATCACCGCCCACGCCGCCTACAGCTGGGTCCTCACCGACGCCGCCGACGCCCGCAACGGGCTGGCCCGCGGCCGCTACGGCGCGGTGGTGTACATCCCATCAGACTTCTCGGCCAAGGCGACGTCCTCGGCCAGCCCGAACCCGCTAGCTGCCGGTCAGGCCCAGATACGAGTGCAGACCTCCAACGCCACCGGTGTGGCCGACCCCCTGGTCAGCACCCAGATCGCCGAAGTCATCCTGCACACCCTCAACCAGCAGATCGTCAAGACTTACCTCGACAAGGTCTACCTGTCGTTCTCGACCATTCACGACCAGCTCGACCACGCCGCCAGCGGCGCAACACAATTGGCCGACGGCGCCGACCAACTCAGCACCGGAGCCACTCAGCTGTCGACGGGAACCGCGCAACTGGCCGGCGGACTCAACGACGCCGAGGCCAAGCTCAACGATGCCCGCGCCGCGGTCAACGGCCTGCAACACCAGCTGCAAGTCCCGCCGCCACCATCGGGCGGGCCCCTGTCCCAAATCGAGCGCCTCGCCGCCGGCCTGGACAGTGCCGCCGTCGGCGCCACCAAGGTCAACGACGGCGCACACCAACTCGACAGCGGACTGCGCCAGTTATCCAGCGGCGCGCACCAATTGGCCGAGCAACTCGCCCGCGGCCGCGACCAGGTGCCCTCCTACGATCAAGCCCAACGCGAGCGCCTCACCAACGTCGCCGCCACCCCGGCCGTCGCGCTCACCGACACCACCGATCTAGGCGCCGCCGTGGCCGCCGTCGGCGTCACGCTGGCGTTGTGGAGCGCCGCGCTGGCCACCTACATCATCACCCGCGCCCTGCCCGCCGCCGTGCTGACCTCAAGAGAATCCACCCGCGCCATCGTGGCCCGCGCTGCCGCCCCGGGGGTCGCGGTCGCGCTGACCGCCGCCGCCGTCGTCACCGCAATCCTGCTGTCGGTCCTGCACCTCAGCCCCACCCGCTGGTGTGCCCTGCTGGGAGTGACCGCCTTGGCCGCGCTCACCTTCACCGCCCTCAACCAAGCCGCCACTGCGATACTGCGACGCCCCGGCCGCTTCCTTTGCATCACCGTGCTGGTGCTGGCCATCGTCACCAATCTGACCTCCACGATCCCGGCCACCCTGCACACCCTCGGCAGCTACCTGCCCACCCACGCCGCCGTGCTGGCGTTGCGCGGCGTCATCACCGGCTCCGACAGCGTCGGCGGCGGTATCGGGCAACTGATGGCCTGGCTGATCGGCGCCGCCGCCGCGACACTGCTGATCACCGAACACCGCCGTGCCCTGAGTAGCGCACAACTCCAGCTCGGACGGAACACGCCGCCGCTCGCTTGA
- a CDS encoding alpha/beta fold hydrolase encodes MTTSTITTQDVAVGDVRFHLSTSGDPASRPVLWLHGSGPGVTALTNWENLLAALAGDFYNLAPDVIGFGDSTHPDPPPQGIAAFTDLRVATLIALLDQLGIDQVDIVGNSMGAIVGMCLTLAHPQRVRRLVLMGAGGAPLPPTRGLVSLILFYDDPSVEAMSRLLTQFVSDSGVFGDQLMGIAAERMLRATRPEVERSHRATFAPTGGPLPITAETMATITHPVLLVHGDSDRIIDPQASRWYAAMLPNARLEIVKSAGHWLQFEHPDRFADLLRDFL; translated from the coding sequence GTGACGACATCGACGATCACCACTCAGGATGTGGCCGTCGGCGATGTCCGGTTCCATCTGTCCACCTCAGGAGACCCCGCTAGCCGACCGGTGCTGTGGCTGCATGGATCTGGACCCGGTGTCACGGCCCTGACCAACTGGGAGAACCTGCTGGCCGCCCTGGCCGGTGACTTCTACAACCTGGCTCCCGATGTGATCGGGTTTGGCGACTCCACCCACCCCGATCCGCCGCCGCAGGGTATCGCCGCGTTCACCGATTTGCGGGTCGCCACCCTGATCGCGCTACTCGACCAGTTGGGGATCGATCAGGTCGACATCGTCGGCAACTCGATGGGCGCCATCGTTGGCATGTGCTTGACGCTGGCACACCCGCAGCGGGTGCGCCGTCTGGTACTGATGGGCGCCGGCGGAGCGCCGCTGCCCCCAACCCGCGGGTTGGTCTCGCTGATCCTGTTCTACGACGACCCGTCTGTGGAGGCGATGAGCCGGCTGTTGACCCAGTTCGTCAGCGACTCCGGGGTTTTCGGGGACCAACTTATGGGCATCGCCGCCGAGCGGATGCTGCGCGCGACGCGCCCGGAGGTGGAACGCTCCCACCGTGCCACGTTCGCACCTACCGGCGGGCCCTTGCCGATCACCGCTGAGACCATGGCCACCATCACCCACCCGGTGTTGCTGGTACACGGCGACAGCGACCGCATCATCGACCCGCAGGCCAGCCGCTGGTATGCCGCGATGCTGCCCAACGCGCGACTGGAGATCGTCAAGAGCGCCGGGCACTGGCTGCAGTTCGAACACCCCGACCGTTTCGCCGACCTGCTGCGAGATTTTCTGTGA
- a CDS encoding VOC family protein, with the protein MIQALSYIGFTSPDYQQWATFGPDVLGLQVAEPDGDGALRLRSDDAPWRIAIHPGDTNDVAYLGWSVAGPENLAAIAARLSARGVVVHVDDALAQARGVDGAAWFIDPFGFRHELVHGIPAAAEAFVPGRAGVSFVTGDQGLGHGVLIVPDFEAATEFFVDVLGFRISDDIEDGITVRFLHCNARHHSLAFTAVPGLRGFHHLMLEVADPQTVESAWKLVQNCGLPVAMTLGRHTNDEMYSFYVRGPSGFEIEYGSGGKTIDTSSPWPPGHYDAMSSSGHYRPDDAPVPGIVHAAVGAAL; encoded by the coding sequence GTGATCCAGGCACTGTCCTACATCGGGTTCACCTCACCGGACTATCAGCAGTGGGCCACCTTCGGCCCCGACGTTCTCGGTCTGCAAGTTGCCGAGCCAGATGGTGACGGCGCGCTGCGGTTGCGCAGCGATGACGCCCCGTGGCGCATCGCGATCCATCCCGGTGACACCAACGACGTCGCTTACCTTGGCTGGTCGGTCGCTGGCCCCGAGAACCTGGCCGCAATCGCCGCGCGGCTATCCGCGCGGGGTGTCGTAGTCCATGTCGACGACGCATTGGCCCAAGCCCGAGGCGTCGACGGGGCTGCATGGTTTATCGACCCGTTCGGCTTCCGCCACGAACTCGTGCACGGAATCCCCGCCGCTGCTGAGGCTTTCGTGCCCGGTCGGGCTGGGGTGTCGTTCGTCACCGGCGATCAGGGTCTGGGCCATGGCGTGTTGATCGTGCCCGACTTCGAGGCGGCCACCGAGTTTTTCGTCGATGTACTGGGTTTTCGGATATCCGATGACATCGAGGACGGCATCACGGTGCGGTTCCTGCACTGCAATGCCCGCCATCACAGCCTGGCGTTCACCGCGGTGCCCGGTCTGCGTGGCTTTCACCACCTGATGCTGGAAGTAGCGGACCCGCAGACTGTCGAGTCCGCGTGGAAGCTGGTGCAGAACTGTGGATTACCCGTCGCGATGACGCTGGGCCGCCACACCAATGACGAGATGTACTCGTTCTATGTGCGGGGGCCGTCGGGTTTTGAGATCGAGTACGGCTCGGGCGGAAAAACGATCGACACCAGCTCACCGTGGCCGCCCGGGCACTACGACGCGATGAGCAGCTCAGGTCATTATCGCCCCGACGATGCGCCGGTGCCGGGCATCGTGCACGCCGCGGTAGGGGCGGCCTTGTGA
- a CDS encoding acyl-CoA dehydrogenase family protein has product MSLIDEAQRIAPELAAAEDEAAELRQLPDNVWKQLQDIGFLRALQPARFGGGEVSLREFVDCVIEVSKASPSAGWVTGVIGVHPWQLALFPDQAQQEMWGDEPARMHSSSYNPTGTAQRVNGGYQVSGRWSFSSGCDHCEGVNVGAILRGPEGSEYRSFLLHADQYRIEDNWHVAGLRGTGSKDIVVAETFVPEHRSQSHLDYAFGKPLPGQQVNPGPLYLLPWSVVFNIALAASVLGSATGFVQRWTQESSTRVIPPGLAQADDPLTQRRLAEATWTLDAALAMLHTDVDTLWQMALDGVIATMEQRGRFRWNLNRSCELVAAAIGDLMRAASGRSVFLNHPLQRRFQDIQAAMGHAYLVADPLAKSVGGSLMGTKTPEMVL; this is encoded by the coding sequence ATGTCGCTAATCGATGAGGCGCAGCGGATCGCTCCGGAACTGGCCGCCGCCGAGGACGAGGCCGCCGAATTACGCCAGTTACCGGACAATGTGTGGAAACAGTTGCAGGACATCGGGTTTCTGCGGGCCTTGCAGCCAGCGCGGTTCGGCGGCGGCGAAGTCTCCCTGCGGGAGTTCGTCGACTGCGTCATCGAGGTATCGAAGGCCTCGCCGTCGGCGGGCTGGGTGACCGGTGTCATCGGGGTGCACCCGTGGCAGCTGGCGTTGTTCCCGGATCAGGCCCAGCAGGAGATGTGGGGCGACGAGCCAGCACGGATGCATTCGTCGTCCTACAACCCGACCGGGACGGCCCAGCGCGTCAACGGCGGGTATCAGGTATCGGGCCGCTGGTCCTTCTCCTCGGGGTGTGACCACTGCGAGGGGGTCAACGTCGGGGCGATCCTGCGCGGACCGGAGGGGTCCGAGTACCGGTCGTTTCTGCTGCACGCCGACCAGTACCGCATCGAGGACAACTGGCATGTCGCAGGACTGCGCGGCACCGGCAGCAAAGACATCGTGGTCGCAGAAACCTTTGTCCCCGAACACCGTTCGCAATCACATTTAGATTACGCGTTCGGAAAGCCCCTGCCCGGCCAGCAGGTCAATCCCGGACCGCTATATCTGCTGCCGTGGTCGGTGGTTTTCAACATCGCACTGGCCGCCAGCGTGCTGGGTTCAGCCACCGGTTTCGTGCAGCGCTGGACCCAGGAGTCGTCCACCCGGGTTATCCCGCCAGGCCTGGCGCAGGCCGATGATCCGTTGACCCAGCGCCGGCTGGCCGAGGCGACCTGGACGCTGGATGCCGCGCTGGCGATGCTGCACACCGACGTCGACACGCTGTGGCAGATGGCTCTCGACGGCGTTATCGCGACAATGGAGCAGCGAGGCCGATTCCGCTGGAACCTCAACCGCAGCTGTGAACTCGTGGCGGCGGCGATTGGAGATCTGATGCGCGCCGCGTCGGGCCGCTCGGTGTTCCTCAATCACCCACTGCAGCGCCGATTCCAGGACATCCAAGCCGCCATGGGGCATGCTTATCTAGTTGCCGACCCGCTGGCCAAATCCGTCGGCGGCTCGCTGATGGGCACCAAGACCCCGGAGATGGTGCTGTGA
- a CDS encoding TetR/AcrR family transcriptional regulator, which yields MTTTPDKPRQRRVNGEASRLKILQAATEIAAERGYEGTSIGLVSERSGLPASSIYWHFKDKDALIAAVIDHSFETWLSNAGIGPELPEGPIDDQLKAMMQGTAKALRESSDFLRLGLMLTLERRPEEPTARRRFLAVRDATLTRTIATFARLFPDLDESALRTLATFTMATADGLFIVSEIDGDGADITAEFDMLASAIHGAVTHLRNR from the coding sequence ATGACCACCACCCCGGATAAACCCCGCCAGCGCCGCGTCAACGGCGAAGCGTCGAGGTTGAAGATCCTGCAAGCAGCAACCGAGATCGCCGCCGAGCGGGGCTACGAGGGCACCTCAATCGGGCTGGTCAGTGAGCGCTCAGGCCTGCCCGCAAGTTCGATCTACTGGCACTTCAAGGACAAAGACGCGCTCATCGCCGCCGTCATCGACCACAGCTTTGAGACCTGGCTTTCCAACGCCGGCATCGGACCAGAGCTTCCCGAAGGACCAATCGATGACCAACTCAAAGCGATGATGCAGGGCACAGCTAAAGCACTGCGGGAATCCTCGGACTTCCTGCGCCTCGGTCTGATGCTTACCCTGGAGCGACGCCCCGAAGAACCCACTGCCCGGCGCCGATTCCTGGCTGTGCGTGACGCGACCCTGACACGCACCATCGCAACGTTCGCCCGGCTGTTCCCCGACCTCGACGAGTCCGCGCTACGGACCCTCGCCACTTTCACTATGGCCACCGCCGACGGACTGTTCATCGTCAGCGAAATCGACGGCGACGGCGCCGACATCACCGCAGAATTCGACATGCTCGCCTCCGCCATCCATGGCGCTGTCACCCACCTGCGCAATCGTTGA
- a CDS encoding PucR family transcriptional regulator has product MGADGSRTDRTIIVKTAAEVAARLDSQLEAATQAIQQLLVSEITDLDGDAQLIQLMRDTVASNVDTFFSAIRNGIPVEHIEPPTAALEYARRLAQREVSADALVRAYRLGHRAALAFVLDEIRSYVSDPTLRLAVYEQMEGVSFAYIDLISQLMLATYQEERERWLGNRNTLRTLHVRELLAGGDVDVDAAAIAIRYPLRRIHVGIVVWCAESDDGGELDAMEACVHKLSKALGSQEAPLFISVDRVTAWAWIPMPSASKPDVLERIRRFVKSTPSAPSISAGNPLPDIAGFRRSHQQAEHGRSVALISGIVTDRIITPRDPGLEMAALLGDDIEAASAWITEVLGPLASDTESDERLRDTLRTFLRTGSSHKAAAEELHLHSNSVKYRVNRAVERRGRPIADDRLDVEVALLLCHWFGRAVLR; this is encoded by the coding sequence ATGGGGGCCGACGGAAGTCGAACCGACCGGACGATCATCGTGAAGACCGCTGCGGAGGTCGCCGCCCGACTGGACAGCCAGTTGGAGGCTGCTACGCAGGCAATACAGCAGCTGCTGGTCAGCGAGATCACTGACCTGGACGGCGATGCGCAGCTGATTCAGTTGATGCGTGACACTGTCGCGTCCAACGTCGACACGTTCTTCTCGGCAATTCGCAACGGCATCCCCGTCGAACACATCGAACCGCCGACCGCCGCGCTCGAGTACGCCCGTCGACTAGCTCAGCGCGAAGTGTCCGCCGACGCGTTGGTGCGTGCCTACCGCCTCGGCCACCGCGCGGCGCTGGCCTTCGTACTCGACGAGATCAGGAGCTACGTCAGCGACCCCACGTTGCGCCTGGCGGTCTACGAGCAAATGGAGGGGGTGTCCTTCGCTTATATCGACCTGATCTCGCAGCTGATGCTCGCCACCTATCAGGAAGAACGTGAACGTTGGTTAGGAAACCGAAATACCCTGCGCACGTTACATGTTCGTGAGTTGCTCGCCGGTGGCGATGTCGACGTCGACGCGGCGGCCATTGCGATCCGCTACCCGCTTCGCCGAATCCACGTCGGGATTGTCGTGTGGTGCGCCGAGTCCGACGACGGCGGCGAGCTAGATGCGATGGAAGCATGTGTGCACAAGCTCTCGAAAGCGCTGGGCTCCCAGGAGGCTCCGCTGTTCATCTCAGTGGACCGAGTGACCGCATGGGCTTGGATCCCGATGCCTAGCGCATCGAAACCGGATGTGTTGGAAAGGATCCGGCGGTTCGTCAAATCAACACCGAGCGCACCGTCGATCTCTGCCGGTAACCCACTGCCCGACATCGCCGGATTTCGCCGTTCACATCAGCAGGCGGAACATGGCCGCTCAGTAGCGCTCATTTCGGGTATCGTCACCGACCGGATCATCACCCCCCGCGATCCTGGGCTGGAAATGGCCGCGCTGCTAGGCGACGACATCGAAGCGGCTTCCGCATGGATCACGGAGGTACTCGGTCCGCTCGCTTCCGACACCGAGTCCGACGAGCGGTTGCGTGACACGTTGCGGACTTTCCTGCGCACCGGATCCAGCCATAAGGCTGCCGCTGAGGAATTGCACCTACATTCGAATTCCGTCAAGTATCGCGTGAACCGCGCAGTCGAACGTCGGGGCCGACCGATTGCCGACGATCGTCTCGATGTCGAAGTGGCCCTGCTGCTGTGCCATTGGTTCGGCAGGGCGGTTCTGCGGTAG
- a CDS encoding PucR family transcriptional regulator translates to MIARPAKSHTDDRAGKALFESMIEEHQELAERIRMAIMAGLPVYRAIPHETLTAEVALQVHRILLSARDTHADVTGDELAELEAIGEARARQGIPVEDMLRAWRIGIGVVLGYAHEVVQRFTIADVHILEFVESVLQWCDVAMVATARAHRRAELTQAIAEDARRTAFVRSVLLGTVAVTELAVHAEVFGIDPVGEYVAVRARLEDTADQHRLERELGFDDPAQRRRGLCAVLDGDIAGFLSEPPPHSIDGVVGYGPPESLKGLAESYRLAARALVTVQACNLRGAYDVASLGLRAAVAMDADVGESLRRRYLEPLDAGASGTELTATLRAYLACGMHVERAAKRLFVHQNTVRYRLTRFEELTGESLHEPEVLLGLWWALERSGMRL, encoded by the coding sequence ATGATCGCGCGACCGGCCAAATCCCACACAGATGACAGGGCGGGGAAGGCGCTCTTCGAGTCGATGATCGAGGAACACCAGGAGCTCGCCGAGCGCATCCGCATGGCCATCATGGCCGGACTTCCCGTGTACCGGGCGATTCCGCACGAGACGCTCACGGCCGAGGTGGCCCTGCAGGTTCACCGCATCTTGTTGTCCGCCAGAGACACCCATGCGGACGTGACTGGCGACGAGCTAGCCGAGCTTGAAGCCATCGGTGAAGCACGCGCGCGCCAGGGCATACCGGTCGAGGACATGTTGCGCGCGTGGCGGATCGGAATTGGAGTCGTTCTCGGTTACGCACACGAGGTCGTCCAACGATTCACCATCGCGGACGTTCACATCCTGGAGTTCGTTGAGTCGGTGCTGCAGTGGTGCGATGTCGCCATGGTCGCCACGGCCAGGGCTCACCGCCGGGCCGAGCTGACACAGGCGATCGCCGAGGACGCCCGACGCACGGCATTTGTCCGGTCCGTGCTGCTGGGTACGGTCGCGGTCACCGAACTCGCGGTTCACGCCGAGGTCTTCGGGATCGACCCGGTCGGCGAGTATGTCGCGGTCCGGGCCCGGCTGGAGGACACGGCAGACCAGCATCGACTCGAACGGGAGTTGGGGTTTGACGACCCCGCTCAGCGGCGCCGCGGCCTGTGTGCGGTACTCGATGGTGACATCGCGGGCTTTTTGAGTGAACCGCCGCCGCACTCCATTGATGGGGTGGTCGGTTACGGCCCACCTGAATCGTTGAAGGGCCTCGCCGAGTCGTATCGCCTCGCGGCGCGAGCGCTGGTCACAGTCCAGGCATGCAACTTGCGGGGTGCTTATGACGTCGCGTCTCTGGGGCTGCGCGCGGCGGTGGCCATGGATGCCGACGTCGGTGAGTCGCTACGCCGCCGATATCTGGAACCCCTGGACGCGGGCGCCTCGGGCACGGAATTGACGGCGACGTTACGGGCGTACCTGGCCTGCGGCATGCACGTGGAGCGAGCTGCCAAGCGCTTGTTCGTTCATCAAAACACCGTGCGCTATCGACTTACCCGGTTCGAGGAGTTGACCGGCGAGAGTCTGCACGAGCCAGAGGTTCTACTCGGGCTTTGGTGGGCACTCGAGCGGTCGGGGATGCGCTTGTAA